Proteins found in one Thunnus maccoyii chromosome 5, fThuMac1.1, whole genome shotgun sequence genomic segment:
- the tbc1d15 gene encoding TBC1 domain family member 15 — translation MAADCAPKVIFEHEGVFIQPSSDEDGIEQDLLIPGSLRIVDKDGEIIVEYRPLEDTVDPSNMLCAGKDTSSVVEWAQCPGERPQLLETQQSYETEWDMINAVSFKKKTCTNGEGSLNHSNERSRWAFSFSASDLRSVTVKEEGWSFLVFKLKESSVTLPALHFHQGGSRQFLDSLRRFALLSESPDDETCLLVSTPNKALSQSFENLLDDNNYGLAGKLRREPYLTTMGGFSKVTNYLYDVIRGTEEHQQRPPEEVADLLGEIIPGLEINQQEEPGFEVITRVDLGTRPQVRRREPLSAEDWTKHQDQEGRMLNVPHLKHVIFKGGLCHAVRKEAWKFLLGYFPWDSTLEERKVLQRAKTDEYFRMKLQWKSVSEEQERRNSRLRDYRSLIEKDVNRTDRTNRFYEGIDNPSLVLLHDILMTYCMFDFDLGYVQGMSDLLSPILFVMENEVDAFWCFVSFMDQMHQNFEEQMQGMKTQLIQLSTLLRLLDLSFLNYLESQDSGYLYFCFRWLLIRFKRELSFQDVLRLWEVMWTGLPCQNFHLLVCCAILDSEKQKIMEENYDFNEILKHINELSMKLDIEEILQKSEGIYLQIKTCKDLPNSISSILGFDTEARGFDPTDPGSPPAVRATRRQDACSNGHGHLRENSHNSCKVAFIS, via the exons ATGGCGGCGGATTGTGCTCCGAAG GTTATATTTGAACATGAAGGAGTCTTCATTCAGCCGAGCAGTGATGAAGATGGGATCGAGCAAGATTTGCTCATTCCAGGATCACTTCGGATTGTTGACAAG GATGGTGAAATCATCGTGGAGTACAGACCTTTGGAAGACACTGTCGACCCATCAAACATGTTGTGTGCTGGCAAG GACACCAGTTCTGTGGTGGAGTGGGCCCAGTGTCCAGGCGAGAGGCCTCAGCTGTTAGAAACACAGCAGAGCTACGAGACAGAGTGGGACATGATCAACGCCGTGTCCTTCAAGAAGAAAACCTGCACAAACGGAGAAG GCTCCCTGAACCACAGCAACGAGAGGAGCAGGTGGGCGTTCAGCTTCAGCGCCAGTGACCTCCGGTCCGTCACAGTGAAGGAAGAAGGTTGGTCCTTCCTGGTCTTCAAACTGAAGGAGTCATCTGTCACCCTGCCGGCTCTTCACTTCCACCAGGGCGGCAGTCGACAGTTCCTGGACAGCCTGAGGAGATTCGCTCTGCTCAGCGA GTCGCCTGATGATGAGACGTGTCTGTTGGTCAGCACACCAAACAAAGCTTTGTCCCAGTCCTTCGAGAACCTTCTGGATGACAACAACTACGGTCTGGCTGGT AAGTTGAGGAGGGAACCGTATCTGACCACAATGGGCGGCTTTTCCAAAGTCACAAACTACCTTTACGACGTCATCCGGGGGACCGAGGAGCACCAACAGCGCCCCCCAGAGGAAGTGGCCGACCTGCTGGGTGAAATCATCCCAGGACTAGAGATCAACCAGCAGGAGGAGCCGGGCTTCGAGGTCATCACCAGG GTCGACCTGGGAACGAGGCCGCAGGTGAGACGGAGAGAGCCGCTGTCTGCAGAGGACTGGACCAAACATCAGGATCAGGAGGGGAGGATGCTCAACGTCCCGCACCTCAAACACGTCATCTTCAAAGGG GGACTCTGTCACGCGGTGAGGAAAGAGGCGTGGAAGTTTCTGCTGGGATATTTTCCCTGGGACAGCACgctggaggagaggaaagtCCTGCAGAGAGCCAAAAC CGATGAATACTTCAGGATGAAGCTGCAGTGGAAGTCAGTCAGTGAGGAACAAGAGAGGAGAAACTCCAGACTGAGAGACTACAGGAGTCTGATCG AGAAAGACGTGAACCGAACAGACAGAACGAACCGGTTCTACGAAGGCATCGATAACCCCAGCCTGGTTCTCCTCCACGACATCCTGATGACGTACTGCATGTTCGACTTCGACCTCG GTTACGTTCAGGGGATGAGCGACCTGCTCTCGCCGATCCTCTTTGTGATGGAGAACGAGGTCGACGCCTTCTGGTGTTTTGTCTCCTTCATGGACCAAATG caCCAGAACTTTGAGGAGCAGATGCAGGGAATGAAGACTCAGCTGATTCAGCTCAGTACTCTGCTCAGACTGCTGGACTTGTCCTTCTTGAACTACCTCG AGTCTCAGGATTCAGGttatctgtatttctgtttccGCTGGTTGTTGATCAGATTTAAGAGGGAACTCAGCTTCCAGGACGTTCTTCGACTCTGGGAG GTGATGTGGACGGGTTTGCCCTGTCAGAACTTCCACCTGCTGGTCTGCTGCGCCATCCTCGACTCCgagaaacagaaaatcatgGAGGAGAATTACGACTTCAATGAAATCCTCAAG cacATTAATGAGCTTTCAATGAAACTGGACATTGAAGAAATTCTTCAGAAATCAGAAGGCATCTATCTACAAATAAAGACGTGTAAG GATTTGCCAAACTCTATAAGCAGCATCTTGGGCTTCGACACAGAAGCTCGCGGCTTTGACCCGACAGATCCCGGATCACCTCCGGCCGTCCGAGCGACACGCCGGCAGGACGCCTGCTCCAACGGCCACGGACACTTGAGAGAAAACTCTCACAACAGCTGCAAAGTTGCCTTCATATCATAG